In a single window of the Hoyosella subflava DQS3-9A1 genome:
- a CDS encoding MarR family winged helix-turn-helix transcriptional regulator, with protein sequence MTQAKVTWNSAATARDEDGPDAVDLIIRQWARARPELDVSAMAIFGRLHRAFLLYRTQTHELFERYGTNEAGFDVLATLRRSGPEHRLTAGQLAKQCLVTTGGVALRVNRLDTAGLVSRERDAEDARVVYVSLTDKGRQLVDDVADAHFRNEAHMLDGLPPEKQAILAELLRDLERALRSVEPPSEDGETAAL encoded by the coding sequence ATGACGCAGGCGAAGGTCACGTGGAACAGCGCGGCAACTGCGCGTGACGAAGACGGCCCGGACGCGGTCGACCTGATCATCCGACAGTGGGCCAGAGCTCGGCCGGAACTCGACGTATCAGCGATGGCGATTTTTGGGCGCTTGCACCGTGCTTTCCTGTTGTACCGCACGCAGACTCATGAGTTGTTCGAACGGTATGGCACGAACGAGGCCGGTTTCGACGTGCTGGCGACGTTGCGCCGTTCCGGCCCTGAGCACCGGTTGACGGCGGGGCAGCTGGCGAAGCAGTGCCTAGTCACAACTGGTGGTGTCGCTCTGCGCGTCAATCGGCTCGACACGGCGGGGCTCGTGTCGCGTGAACGTGACGCTGAGGACGCGCGTGTGGTGTACGTAAGTCTGACGGACAAGGGGCGCCAACTCGTCGACGACGTTGCTGACGCGCATTTCCGGAACGAGGCGCACATGCTAGATGGGTTGCCGCCCGAGAAGCAGGCGATTCTCGCAGAGCTTTTGAGGGATCTGGAGCGGGCGCTGCGCAGTGTCGAGCCACCGTCAGAGGACGGCGAAACCGCCGCGCTGTAG
- a CDS encoding MFS transporter, which translates to MFTLPTRVARTPARRVSRPLYAYATLEEFVLLYPFYAVLFADTGLSVAQITSLFVIWSATAIVLEVPSGALADIVSRRLLLACAPIFAATAFALWLIFPSYWSFAFGFVLWGAGGTLSSGALEALVYTELDTRGAAQQYARIMGVARSCGVVAVGVSTVIAVPVMALGGYAAIGAASVLVCLMCAASALLLPETRTAATSDIETEPAYFRTLSEGLREIRQSRPVLAAVALAAVVPALWESLEEYVPLLAVEDGVRVELVPWVVLVIWIGVAAGGLCAGAGARLHNRSLAVLVAAGAGLMALGALAGSPFGWIALGAAFGVFQMTSVVADARLQHRITGPSRATVTSVAGLGTGLLTVAAFLAYAGLFSFSGHAWVFVLFALPYLFIAVAMAAPRAGYRGTARHP; encoded by the coding sequence ATGTTCACCTTGCCGACCCGTGTCGCGCGTACCCCTGCCCGCAGGGTGTCCCGACCGCTTTACGCGTACGCCACTCTTGAAGAGTTCGTACTTCTGTACCCCTTTTACGCTGTGCTGTTCGCCGACACAGGTTTGTCGGTCGCACAGATAACGTCGTTGTTCGTCATTTGGTCTGCGACGGCGATAGTGCTGGAGGTTCCCTCCGGCGCTTTGGCTGACATAGTTTCGCGGCGGCTACTGCTGGCGTGTGCACCGATCTTCGCCGCTACCGCTTTCGCGCTTTGGCTGATCTTCCCCTCGTACTGGTCGTTCGCATTCGGCTTTGTGCTGTGGGGCGCAGGCGGCACACTGTCTTCGGGCGCGCTCGAAGCGCTCGTATACACCGAACTCGACACCCGCGGCGCTGCTCAGCAGTACGCGCGGATCATGGGTGTCGCACGATCATGCGGCGTCGTTGCTGTGGGCGTTTCGACTGTCATCGCTGTACCAGTCATGGCCCTCGGCGGCTACGCTGCCATCGGCGCCGCCAGTGTCCTGGTTTGCCTCATGTGCGCGGCATCAGCCCTGCTTTTGCCCGAAACGCGTACCGCCGCAACGAGCGATATCGAGACGGAACCCGCGTATTTCCGCACGCTGAGTGAAGGCCTGCGCGAGATCCGCCAAAGTCGGCCAGTGCTGGCGGCCGTTGCTCTTGCCGCAGTGGTACCTGCCCTGTGGGAATCGCTGGAAGAGTACGTCCCTCTTCTTGCCGTCGAAGATGGCGTGCGCGTGGAGTTGGTGCCGTGGGTTGTCCTTGTCATCTGGATCGGTGTCGCGGCCGGGGGACTCTGCGCTGGCGCAGGCGCGCGCCTCCACAATCGCAGCCTTGCGGTGCTCGTTGCGGCCGGAGCTGGGCTGATGGCGCTTGGCGCGCTCGCAGGCTCGCCATTCGGCTGGATCGCGCTCGGCGCGGCATTCGGTGTTTTCCAGATGACGAGTGTGGTGGCTGATGCCCGCCTGCAGCATCGAATCACCGGACCGAGCCGGGCGACAGTGACTTCAGTCGCGGGCCTCGGAACCGGGTTACTTACCGTGGCGGCGTTTCTCGCCTACGCGGGACTGTTCTCCTTCTCAGGACACGCGTGGGTATTCGTACTTTTCGCACTTCCTTATCTGTTTATCGCCGTCGCGATGGCGGCCCCCAGAGCGGGTTACCGTGGCACCGCTCGTCATCCATGA
- a CDS encoding YciI family protein, whose amino-acid sequence MNNYLLSVIQPVGDPPPPDTLEPIMRNIESFHEELKAAGAWVFAGGLFPPDTATVVRQNGDGALVTDGPYTESKECLGGLVIVRAPDLDAALEWGRKAARATTLPIEVRPFQGTSE is encoded by the coding sequence ATGAACAACTACCTTCTCAGCGTCATTCAGCCCGTCGGGGATCCACCCCCGCCCGACACCCTCGAACCCATCATGCGCAACATCGAATCATTCCACGAGGAGCTGAAAGCCGCCGGCGCATGGGTTTTCGCAGGCGGGCTATTTCCGCCCGACACGGCGACAGTCGTGCGGCAGAACGGCGACGGCGCGCTCGTCACCGACGGTCCGTACACAGAGTCGAAGGAATGCCTCGGTGGCCTGGTCATCGTCAGAGCTCCAGACCTCGACGCCGCGCTCGAATGGGGCCGCAAGGCAGCCCGTGCGACGACTCTGCCCATCGAGGTCCGGCCGTTCCAGGGCACATCCGAATAA
- a CDS encoding RNA polymerase sigma factor — protein sequence MSIPPSPTTIDRIFREEYGRAVSVLIGAFGDIDVAEEAVQDAFAAAVSRWPQSGLPPSPAGWIITTAKNRAVDRFRKDASRQQRHEAALLLRQAEATEEESVVLDDRLRLIFTCCHPALARAAQVALTLRLLGGLTTEEIARAFLVPEPTMAQRIVRAKRKIRDAAIPYRVPTEADLPVRLSAVLAVVYLIFNEGYKASTGATLVREDLCAEAIRLGRVITELMPDEPEAQGLLALMLLIASRNKARCSAEGALVLLDDQDRALWDRELIDEGQQLVQACLRRNRPGPYQIQAAINAVHTDAYAAADTDWAQILALYDQLTTVAPSPVVALNRAVAVAQVEGAQEALDAVDKTHLTNYYAFYAVRADLLSKLGRRAEAATAYTTAIELTENHAERAFLASQRDRTDGGPLPR from the coding sequence ATGTCCATCCCACCCAGCCCCACAACGATCGATCGTATCTTCCGTGAAGAATATGGCCGAGCTGTTTCGGTGCTGATCGGGGCATTCGGCGACATCGACGTTGCGGAAGAAGCTGTGCAAGATGCTTTCGCAGCGGCGGTAAGCCGCTGGCCGCAGTCCGGGCTTCCCCCCAGCCCAGCCGGCTGGATTATCACCACTGCGAAGAACCGGGCAGTCGACCGGTTCCGGAAGGACGCATCCCGTCAGCAGCGCCACGAGGCAGCACTGCTCTTGCGGCAGGCGGAAGCGACCGAGGAGGAAAGTGTGGTGCTCGACGACCGGCTCCGCCTCATCTTCACCTGCTGCCATCCTGCGCTAGCACGTGCGGCGCAGGTAGCACTGACCTTACGGCTCCTCGGCGGCCTGACGACCGAGGAGATCGCGAGAGCGTTCCTGGTACCTGAGCCAACGATGGCACAACGAATCGTCCGCGCAAAACGGAAGATCCGTGACGCCGCAATCCCCTACCGTGTTCCGACGGAAGCCGACCTGCCAGTTCGGCTTTCCGCGGTACTCGCAGTCGTCTATCTCATTTTCAATGAGGGGTACAAGGCTAGTACGGGCGCCACGCTCGTCCGGGAAGATCTGTGTGCCGAGGCAATTCGTCTTGGCCGGGTCATCACCGAACTCATGCCCGACGAACCGGAGGCGCAAGGACTTCTTGCTCTCATGTTGCTTATAGCTTCCCGGAACAAGGCCCGGTGCAGCGCCGAGGGCGCTCTGGTCCTCCTTGATGATCAGGACCGGGCACTCTGGGACCGGGAGCTCATCGATGAAGGTCAGCAGCTAGTCCAAGCGTGTTTGCGGCGTAATCGGCCGGGGCCGTATCAGATTCAGGCAGCGATCAATGCAGTCCACACGGACGCATACGCTGCGGCTGATACCGATTGGGCCCAGATCCTCGCGCTATACGACCAATTGACGACCGTAGCCCCGAGCCCGGTTGTCGCGCTCAATCGCGCCGTCGCAGTCGCACAGGTCGAGGGCGCGCAAGAAGCCCTCGACGCCGTCGACAAGACGCACCTGACCAACTACTACGCCTTTTATGCTGTGCGCGCAGACCTCCTCAGCAAACTCGGACGCCGCGCGGAGGCGGCAACTGCCTACACGACCGCGATCGAACTCACCGAAAACCATGCTGAGCGTGCGTTTCTCGCGAGTCAGCGCGATCGTACCGATGGCGGCCCGCTCCCCCGTTGA
- a CDS encoding carboxymuconolactone decarboxylase family protein, with protein sequence MRALRRIWNYLAVLRLARRNQSDLARWMIRRPQVLAATGLYETSLLLSNRVDPALKELAELKVATLVTCEFCLDIGSALALKSGLTEQQITELTRYKSSPAYTELEKLVIEYAEVLTATPVVDQEELRKRLLQHLSRAQLAELAATIAWENQRARLNQGLGVRATGMSDGAACALPDR encoded by the coding sequence ATGAGGGCTTTGCGCAGAATCTGGAACTATCTGGCGGTGTTGCGGCTCGCGCGGCGCAACCAATCTGATTTGGCGCGGTGGATGATCCGGCGCCCGCAGGTACTGGCAGCGACCGGACTGTATGAGACGAGCCTGCTGTTGAGCAATCGGGTTGACCCGGCGTTAAAGGAACTTGCTGAGTTGAAGGTGGCGACACTCGTGACATGCGAGTTTTGCCTCGATATCGGTTCTGCGCTAGCGCTGAAGTCGGGTTTGACGGAACAGCAGATCACGGAGCTCACTCGCTACAAATCGAGCCCCGCCTACACCGAGCTCGAGAAGCTCGTCATCGAGTACGCGGAGGTGCTGACGGCAACACCGGTGGTCGACCAGGAGGAACTCCGCAAGCGTCTGCTGCAGCACCTGTCGCGCGCACAACTTGCCGAGCTCGCGGCCACCATCGCATGGGAGAATCAGCGCGCCCGCCTCAACCAGGGCCTCGGTGTGCGGGCCACCGGCATGTCCGATGGGGCTGCGTGCGCGCTGCCCGACCGGTAG
- a CDS encoding RNA polymerase sigma factor, protein MGHNSTSFAGVYREHVTPIWRYVRTRVPSDSDAEDVTSEVFAAAIRSWGDFDPQRGAVGAWLTGIARHAVADWWRRRVREVPSDGFGQHGASAEGPEGEVVRRDSADDLRRVLWILTEREREAVALRFGTELTSEEIGAHLGISAAAARMLVYRAIGKLREVITDER, encoded by the coding sequence ATGGGGCACAATTCCACGTCATTCGCTGGCGTGTACCGGGAACACGTAACGCCGATCTGGCGCTACGTCCGTACCCGGGTGCCCTCAGACTCTGACGCCGAGGACGTGACAAGCGAGGTGTTCGCAGCGGCCATCCGATCGTGGGGAGATTTCGACCCCCAGCGCGGCGCAGTTGGAGCCTGGCTGACAGGCATCGCCCGGCATGCTGTCGCGGACTGGTGGCGCAGACGGGTTCGCGAGGTACCTTCCGACGGATTTGGGCAGCATGGCGCCAGCGCGGAAGGACCCGAGGGCGAGGTGGTGCGGCGCGACAGCGCTGATGACCTGCGCCGTGTTCTGTGGATCCTCACCGAACGGGAGAGGGAGGCTGTGGCGCTGCGATTCGGCACCGAGCTCACGTCAGAGGAGATCGGCGCCCACCTCGGAATCTCAGCGGCAGCAGCCCGGATGCTCGTCTACCGCGCCATCGGAAAACTCCGGGAGGTGATAACCGATGAACGATGA
- a CDS encoding alkaline phosphatase family protein, with the protein MIDRSSEIPVLEARSLRLVSPSLAAALGVPDFANELGLEPARSAGVLLLDGLGAELLSQHADDAPVLSRLASRHRNLSAGFPATTSTSVTALGTGLHAGEHGIIGYTFRAGTSDAPVLNTLRWCAHATKGHPDLRDVIVPETVQPRPTVFERVAAHGVAVYRIVPSDHHGSGLSRAVLRGAGHDLAADSLTQLADGIKTATNTPGRSLTYGYYGGIDLAGHIFGPGSPEWRAQLREVDATVARIAEELGTDTLLTIVADHGMIDTGDDRIDIDTEPDLAAQLVEIGGEPRVRHLHTVAGSAGDVLDTWRAVAGERAWIVSREEAISAGWFGPTMSEPFRQRLGDVIVAARDNWTFVRSVAEPMETALRGHHGSWTPREQLVPLIQIRA; encoded by the coding sequence ATGATCGACCGGAGTTCTGAAATCCCGGTTCTCGAAGCTAGGTCGCTGCGACTTGTATCGCCCTCGCTGGCAGCGGCGCTGGGCGTGCCGGACTTCGCGAATGAACTTGGGTTGGAACCCGCTCGATCTGCTGGTGTCCTGCTCCTTGACGGGCTCGGTGCCGAACTTCTTTCTCAGCACGCTGATGACGCGCCTGTTCTGTCCAGGCTTGCGTCCCGCCATCGGAATCTCAGTGCGGGCTTCCCTGCCACCACGTCGACCAGCGTGACGGCGCTTGGTACTGGCCTCCACGCTGGTGAGCACGGAATCATCGGCTACACGTTCCGTGCGGGGACGAGCGACGCTCCCGTCCTCAATACGTTGCGGTGGTGTGCGCACGCCACCAAGGGACACCCAGATCTGCGTGATGTCATCGTCCCCGAAACTGTGCAGCCCCGCCCAACTGTTTTCGAGCGAGTCGCGGCGCACGGCGTCGCGGTGTACAGGATTGTGCCCTCCGACCATCATGGTTCAGGCCTGAGCCGTGCGGTACTGCGGGGAGCGGGCCACGATCTCGCTGCGGACAGTCTCACCCAGCTTGCTGACGGCATCAAAACCGCGACGAACACACCTGGCCGTTCGCTGACGTATGGATACTACGGCGGGATTGACCTGGCAGGACATATCTTTGGCCCGGGCTCGCCGGAGTGGCGCGCGCAACTTCGCGAGGTCGACGCCACTGTCGCCCGTATCGCCGAAGAGCTGGGTACGGACACCCTCCTCACGATTGTCGCGGATCACGGCATGATCGATACTGGCGACGATCGCATCGATATCGATACGGAGCCTGACCTGGCGGCTCAGTTAGTCGAGATCGGTGGCGAGCCACGCGTTCGCCACCTCCACACAGTCGCCGGATCCGCAGGGGATGTTCTCGACACCTGGCGCGCGGTTGCAGGGGAACGGGCATGGATTGTGTCGCGTGAGGAAGCGATCTCCGCGGGCTGGTTCGGGCCGACGATGAGCGAGCCGTTCCGCCAGCGCCTTGGCGACGTGATCGTCGCGGCACGCGACAACTGGACCTTCGTTCGTTCCGTTGCAGAACCGATGGAAACCGCACTACGAGGGCACCACGGGTCATGGACTCCCAGGGAACAACTGGTGCCCCTCATCCAGATTCGGGCATGA
- the htpG gene encoding molecular chaperone HtpG, producing MSTQVEERTFQAEARQLLELMIHSVYSNKDTFLRELISNASDALDKARIEAFRDKDLQIDTSDLHIEIAPDPDKRTLTVRDNGIGMSRDEVVELIGTLAKSGTGELRRALAEAKDAEAPADLIGQFGIGFYSTFMVADNVTMVTRRAGEDTATRWESQGTGTYTIETIDTAPQGTEITLHLKPEDSDHHLFDYTKEWKIREIVKRYSDFISWPIRMDIERTTDDETTIETVTLNSMKALWARPKDEVSADEYNEFYKHVSHAWDEPLETIAMRAEGTFEYQALLFIPSQAPFDLFTREHARGVQLYVKRVFIMDNCEELMPQYLRFVKGVVDAQDLSLNVSREILQQDRQIKRIQKRLVKKVLGAIKDLDADKYRTFWSQFGRVLKEGLLSDTENRETLLEIASFASTRTTSEESSEEQVTTLKAYVERMGEKQDAIYYMTGETRELIENSPHMEAFRAKGVEVLVLTDPVDEMWVDAVGEYDGKPLKSIAKGDVDLEDEPSEEDKSKQEERDKEFADVLDWLKTTLGDDIKDARLSSRLTTSPACLVGDTFDMTPTLEKLYRASGQPLPKVKRILELNPAHPLVTSLRDAHGERADDPALSQTAELLYGMAVLSEGGELRDPARFTRLLAERLTQHL from the coding sequence GTGAGCACTCAGGTCGAGGAACGCACATTCCAGGCGGAGGCACGTCAGCTCCTTGAGCTGATGATTCATTCGGTGTACTCCAATAAGGACACGTTTCTGCGTGAACTGATCTCCAACGCCTCGGATGCGCTCGACAAAGCGCGGATCGAGGCGTTTCGCGACAAGGATCTGCAGATCGACACGAGCGACCTGCACATCGAGATCGCGCCGGATCCGGATAAACGCACGCTCACGGTGCGGGACAACGGTATCGGCATGTCACGCGACGAGGTTGTCGAACTTATTGGAACGCTAGCGAAATCGGGCACGGGCGAGTTGCGCCGCGCGCTCGCCGAAGCGAAGGATGCTGAAGCCCCAGCTGACCTTATCGGCCAGTTCGGCATCGGTTTTTACTCGACATTCATGGTTGCCGACAACGTCACCATGGTGACGCGACGTGCTGGGGAGGACACCGCCACGCGGTGGGAATCCCAGGGCACGGGCACCTACACGATCGAAACCATCGACACCGCTCCGCAGGGCACAGAAATCACGCTGCACCTCAAGCCCGAAGACTCCGATCATCATCTCTTCGACTATACGAAGGAATGGAAGATCAGGGAGATCGTCAAGCGGTACTCCGATTTCATCTCCTGGCCGATCAGGATGGACATCGAACGCACCACCGATGACGAAACCACGATTGAAACCGTCACGCTGAACTCGATGAAGGCGCTGTGGGCACGCCCCAAGGACGAAGTCAGCGCTGACGAGTACAACGAGTTCTACAAGCACGTCAGCCACGCCTGGGATGAGCCACTCGAGACCATCGCGATGAGGGCCGAGGGCACGTTCGAGTATCAGGCACTGCTCTTCATCCCGTCGCAGGCGCCCTTCGATCTCTTCACCCGGGAACACGCTCGCGGCGTGCAGCTCTACGTCAAACGCGTGTTCATCATGGACAACTGCGAAGAGTTGATGCCCCAGTATCTGCGCTTCGTCAAGGGCGTTGTCGACGCTCAGGATCTGTCACTCAACGTTTCGCGGGAAATTCTGCAGCAGGACCGCCAGATCAAACGGATCCAGAAGCGGCTCGTCAAGAAGGTTCTTGGCGCAATCAAGGACCTTGACGCGGACAAGTACCGCACGTTCTGGTCGCAGTTCGGCCGCGTTCTGAAGGAGGGCCTGCTCTCCGACACGGAAAACCGGGAGACGCTGCTCGAAATCGCATCGTTCGCGTCGACACGAACCACCAGCGAGGAGTCATCTGAGGAACAAGTTACGACACTCAAGGCATACGTGGAGCGCATGGGCGAGAAGCAGGATGCGATCTACTACATGACTGGCGAGACGCGCGAACTCATTGAGAACTCACCCCATATGGAGGCCTTCCGGGCGAAGGGCGTCGAGGTGCTCGTTCTCACCGATCCCGTCGACGAGATGTGGGTGGACGCGGTCGGCGAGTATGACGGCAAGCCTCTGAAGTCGATCGCCAAGGGCGACGTCGACCTCGAGGACGAACCGAGCGAGGAGGACAAATCCAAGCAGGAAGAACGGGACAAGGAGTTCGCTGACGTTCTCGATTGGCTCAAGACAACGCTTGGCGATGACATCAAGGACGCGCGGCTCTCCTCGCGGCTCACTACCTCGCCCGCGTGCCTGGTTGGTGACACGTTCGACATGACGCCGACGCTGGAGAAGCTGTATCGCGCGTCAGGTCAGCCGCTTCCGAAGGTGAAGCGCATCCTTGAACTGAATCCAGCGCATCCACTCGTGACGAGTCTCCGTGACGCGCATGGTGAGCGTGCTGACGACCCGGCTCTTTCCCAGACCGCCGAACTGCTTTACGGGATGGCTGTGCTGTCGGAAGGCGGCGAACTGCGGGATCCTGCGCGTTTCACTCGTTTGCTTGCCGAACGGCTAACGCAGCATCTCTGA
- the uraH gene encoding hydroxyisourate hydrolase has protein sequence MATISTHVLDTVKGLPATGLTVVLQAQDGAEIASVVTDGDGRVSDVAGDDLPTGVLRLVFGTGAYFAARGVQAFHPEVVVSISLTEHRHYHVPLLISPFSYTTYRGT, from the coding sequence GTGGCCACAATCAGCACCCATGTTCTCGATACTGTCAAGGGCCTGCCCGCCACCGGGCTCACCGTGGTCCTGCAGGCGCAGGACGGCGCCGAGATCGCCTCAGTCGTCACCGATGGTGACGGGCGCGTCAGCGACGTCGCTGGAGATGACCTCCCCACCGGCGTGCTGCGTCTGGTCTTCGGCACCGGGGCGTACTTTGCGGCGCGAGGCGTGCAGGCTTTCCACCCGGAAGTGGTGGTGTCGATCTCATTGACCGAACACCGCCACTACCATGTGCCACTCCTGATTTCGCCGTTCTCGTATACGACGTACCGGGGAACCTGA
- a CDS encoding PaaI family thioesterase, producing the protein MTAYPDIAKMSGLELLRAMVTMPDQPPNIGRLIGMEPGVIEFGKVQFKVTTRPDYANPLGTVHGGICATLLDSVMGTAVHSTLEAGVGYGTLELKVNYIRTVPTSGIELTATGTTIHVGRTTATAEGQVHDGQGRLVAHGTTTCLIYR; encoded by the coding sequence ATGACCGCGTATCCCGACATCGCGAAGATGAGTGGACTGGAGCTGTTGCGGGCGATGGTCACGATGCCAGATCAACCGCCCAATATTGGCCGGCTGATCGGCATGGAACCCGGAGTGATCGAGTTCGGGAAGGTGCAGTTCAAGGTGACTACACGGCCGGACTACGCCAACCCTCTCGGTACCGTCCACGGCGGGATCTGCGCCACACTCCTGGACTCGGTAATGGGGACTGCCGTGCATTCGACGCTCGAGGCTGGCGTCGGCTACGGCACCCTCGAGCTCAAGGTCAACTATATTCGTACTGTTCCCACGTCAGGTATTGAGCTCACTGCCACCGGCACTACGATCCACGTCGGCCGCACAACCGCGACGGCCGAGGGACAGGTTCACGACGGCCAGGGCCGTCTTGTCGCGCACGGGACGACCACGTGCCTTATCTACCGGTAA
- a CDS encoding Clp protease N-terminal domain-containing protein yields the protein MFERFTRASREIVVGAQNCARDLGSPTISAGHLVLSLSRTAPDHLRETLHKYGVTPETVTRSLESAGELGDMDSEALSAIGIDLDAVRRDIRNKFGRDILDTPAPRRGWLGSLLGQHLAFADGAKNALELALREALARKDRRIRPEHILLGVLRANDQSTRALFAAQGASDRLRLDIYEFLDDAA from the coding sequence ATGTTCGAACGATTTACCCGTGCCTCTCGTGAGATTGTCGTCGGCGCGCAGAACTGCGCTAGGGACCTCGGCTCCCCTACCATCAGCGCAGGACATCTGGTTCTCTCGCTCTCGCGGACAGCACCCGACCACCTCCGGGAGACGCTGCACAAGTATGGCGTCACGCCCGAGACCGTCACACGTTCGCTGGAGTCGGCGGGAGAACTCGGCGATATGGACTCCGAAGCCCTCTCCGCCATCGGTATCGACCTCGATGCCGTACGCCGCGACATTCGCAATAAGTTCGGTCGCGACATCCTGGATACCCCCGCGCCAAGGCGCGGTTGGCTCGGAAGTCTCCTCGGGCAGCACCTCGCATTTGCCGACGGAGCGAAAAACGCACTCGAACTCGCGCTGCGTGAGGCCCTAGCACGGAAAGATCGCAGAATCCGTCCGGAACACATCCTGCTCGGGGTCCTGCGCGCGAACGACCAATCGACGCGCGCATTGTTCGCAGCTCAGGGCGCTTCAGATCGCCTTCGGCTCGATATATACGAGTTCCTCGACGACGCGGCCTGA
- a CDS encoding SRPBCC family protein: protein MIDVMHQINAVTRSVESRTLEAGDARVVTASQVYHTDVKDLWDAVTSPERLPRWFSAVSGDLREGGSFQIEGNAGGTITACDPPHGFSATWEYGESVSWISVRISPAEGGGRAQLELEHTMLADDHWTQYGPGATGVGWDSALLGLTLHLRSGEAVDRTAAEKWMMSEDGIAFMTGCGNRWGAAHVEAGADAAAAEAAAQRTIAFYTTVPG, encoded by the coding sequence ATGATTGATGTCATGCACCAGATCAACGCAGTCACCCGCTCGGTCGAGTCGCGAACTTTAGAAGCAGGCGATGCGCGGGTCGTCACGGCGAGCCAGGTTTATCACACCGACGTGAAGGACCTCTGGGATGCGGTCACGAGCCCCGAACGCCTACCACGATGGTTTTCAGCGGTCTCGGGTGATTTGCGCGAAGGCGGCTCCTTCCAGATCGAGGGAAACGCTGGTGGCACGATCACGGCATGCGATCCGCCGCACGGATTTAGCGCAACCTGGGAATACGGTGAATCAGTAAGCTGGATCTCGGTGCGTATCAGCCCGGCAGAGGGCGGTGGTCGTGCACAGCTCGAACTTGAACACACCATGCTGGCCGATGACCATTGGACGCAATACGGCCCGGGCGCTACTGGGGTTGGCTGGGACTCGGCGCTTCTGGGTCTCACCCTGCATTTGCGCAGCGGTGAAGCTGTGGACCGGACGGCAGCGGAGAAGTGGATGATGTCCGAGGACGGAATCGCATTCATGACCGGTTGCGGCAATCGATGGGGCGCCGCGCATGTCGAGGCGGGTGCAGATGCAGCTGCTGCTGAGGCTGCGGCACAGCGGACGATTGCGTTCTACACCACCGTCCCGGGATAG
- a CDS encoding ArsR/SmtB family transcription factor encodes MHAFDVLGDPVRRRILELLAEGEEVTSGTISAIVQREYGITQPAVSQHLRVLRDNGFAAVRKDGSRRMYSVSTAPLQEVDEWLDRFRAYWQPHFDALATEIARGKRARRTSDEKRQND; translated from the coding sequence GTGCACGCTTTTGATGTTCTCGGTGACCCAGTTCGGAGGCGCATACTCGAACTGCTTGCTGAGGGGGAAGAAGTCACGTCCGGAACGATCTCCGCGATCGTGCAACGCGAGTATGGAATTACTCAGCCCGCGGTGTCGCAGCATCTGAGAGTCTTGCGTGACAACGGGTTTGCCGCGGTGCGCAAGGATGGCTCGCGCCGGATGTACTCAGTGAGTACGGCTCCGTTGCAGGAGGTCGACGAGTGGCTGGACCGATTCCGCGCGTACTGGCAGCCCCATTTCGATGCTCTTGCTACTGAGATCGCTCGTGGTAAGCGTGCCCGCCGAACCAGCGATGAAAAGAGGCAAAATGATTGA
- a CDS encoding small multi-drug export protein, translating to MTGSEAVLILGVFIGGAAPWLEAIVVIPAGILAGLHPATALVAGVTGNLLTVALAAWFGGRIRQWWLARKERKAVTDGPTMHKSRRRGWIEASMKRWGLPALAILGPIGLGTQVSAAVAVGMGTGPRAAFVWVGAGTVGWAIVAAALTLGGVSVAGIGN from the coding sequence GTGACGGGAAGCGAAGCAGTACTGATACTCGGGGTTTTTATCGGCGGTGCCGCTCCCTGGCTCGAGGCGATTGTGGTGATCCCGGCAGGTATTTTGGCCGGACTGCATCCCGCGACCGCCCTGGTTGCGGGTGTTACCGGCAACCTGCTGACCGTCGCGCTCGCAGCCTGGTTTGGAGGGCGGATTCGACAGTGGTGGCTGGCCCGCAAGGAGCGAAAGGCAGTGACCGACGGCCCGACGATGCATAAGTCTCGGCGCCGAGGGTGGATCGAGGCATCGATGAAGCGCTGGGGGCTGCCTGCCCTTGCGATACTGGGACCGATCGGGCTGGGCACTCAGGTTTCCGCAGCGGTTGCGGTCGGCATGGGTACGGGGCCGCGCGCAGCGTTCGTCTGGGTGGGTGCGGGCACGGTCGGGTGGGCAATCGTCGCCGCTGCGCTGACCCTCGGAGGAGTCTCCGTCGCTGGCATTGGCAATTAA